In Cytobacillus oceanisediminis, the following proteins share a genomic window:
- a CDS encoding carbohydrate ABC transporter permease produces the protein MKSTKNISSKIWIYVLLLVGVVISIAPFYWMIVGSTLKSGEIFHVPPKILPGDHLAENFRSFNDSLGIVKIFWNSLFIAVVFTVLSTLICSMAGYAFAKFRFRGRNLIFFVILCSLMIPYQVTLIPLFEMMVSFNWLNTYQAIILPSLASPFAIYLMRQNMKAVPDSLIEASRVDGAGEVRIFFTVILPVVRPALAAASIFLFMSQWNSLIWPLITLNSKEMFTLPVALSSLIGMARIDYGQVMLGTTLSTIPIMIIFLLMQKHFISGILGGSVKE, from the coding sequence ATGAAATCAACCAAAAATATATCGTCTAAAATCTGGATTTATGTTTTGCTTTTAGTGGGTGTCGTTATATCTATTGCCCCCTTCTACTGGATGATCGTTGGTTCAACACTGAAGTCAGGAGAAATTTTCCATGTCCCGCCTAAAATACTGCCTGGGGATCATCTGGCAGAAAATTTCAGGTCATTTAATGATTCACTGGGGATAGTGAAAATTTTCTGGAACTCCTTATTCATAGCTGTCGTTTTTACTGTGCTTAGCACACTTATATGTTCGATGGCAGGCTATGCGTTTGCGAAATTCCGTTTTAGAGGACGGAACCTAATTTTTTTTGTTATATTATGCTCCTTGATGATACCGTATCAAGTGACCTTGATTCCTTTATTTGAAATGATGGTCAGCTTTAATTGGCTGAATACCTATCAAGCAATTATTCTTCCGAGTCTTGCTTCGCCTTTTGCCATTTATTTGATGAGGCAAAATATGAAGGCGGTTCCAGACTCCCTGATTGAGGCATCAAGAGTAGATGGGGCTGGAGAGGTAAGGATATTCTTTACGGTCATTTTGCCGGTAGTTCGGCCAGCTCTAGCGGCTGCTTCAATATTTCTTTTCATGTCTCAGTGGAATAGCCTAATTTGGCCACTCATTACGCTTAATAGCAAAGAAATGTTCACGCTTCCTGTTGCCTTATCAAGTTTGATAGGAATGGCCCGTATTGATTATGGGCAGGTAATGCTGGGAACAACGTTATCGACCATCCCGATTATGATTATTTTTCTGCTTATGCAGAAGCATTTTATTTCGGGCATCTTGGGCGGTTCTGTTAAAGAATAA
- a CDS encoding carbohydrate ABC transporter permease, whose protein sequence is MRFSKGDESEAEFSSPPLQQEESIQFVRGVSMAQPEKIISTAANYRVNVKKRKTLITPKNAPYFFIGPSLILIIIFTIYPVISSFILSFQEVRGAEKTFVGFANYTRLFHDPVFYKSLLNTFEILIVQVPIMLFISLLIAVGLHSSIVRFKAFFRIAYFMPAITALVAASIVFMILLDEHFGLINYLLSLMGLEPIHWLTSPFWAKVSVIVVMTWRWTGYNMVIFLAGLQAIPKELYEAASIDGASKVKQFFLITIPQLKPVFIFTVVMSTIGTLQLFDEPFILTQGGPNSATMTITLYLYETGFKYFEFGYASAIAYILVIIIAVISWIQMKWVGDLEE, encoded by the coding sequence TTGCGCTTTTCTAAAGGAGATGAGAGTGAAGCTGAATTCTCATCTCCTCCTTTACAGCAGGAAGAATCTATCCAATTCGTTAGGGGTGTCAGTATGGCTCAACCGGAAAAAATAATTAGCACCGCTGCAAATTATCGGGTAAACGTTAAAAAAAGAAAAACTCTCATTACACCAAAAAATGCACCATATTTTTTTATTGGACCTTCTCTGATATTAATCATTATATTTACTATTTACCCTGTGATTTCTTCCTTTATTTTAAGCTTCCAGGAGGTAAGGGGAGCTGAAAAGACGTTTGTTGGATTTGCGAATTATACGAGGTTATTTCACGACCCTGTATTCTATAAATCTCTTTTGAATACTTTTGAAATTTTGATTGTTCAGGTGCCCATCATGCTCTTTATCTCTTTGCTGATTGCTGTAGGTCTTCACTCATCAATAGTGAGATTTAAGGCATTTTTCCGTATAGCTTATTTTATGCCCGCAATTACAGCTCTCGTAGCTGCATCAATAGTCTTTATGATTTTATTGGACGAGCATTTCGGTTTAATTAACTATCTCCTGTCCTTGATGGGGCTGGAGCCCATTCATTGGCTTACTTCTCCTTTTTGGGCAAAAGTCTCGGTTATTGTAGTCATGACTTGGAGATGGACTGGATACAATATGGTCATTTTTCTTGCAGGATTACAGGCCATTCCTAAAGAATTGTATGAAGCAGCAAGCATTGATGGGGCAAGTAAGGTAAAGCAGTTTTTTCTTATCACAATCCCCCAATTAAAGCCTGTCTTTATTTTCACTGTGGTTATGTCGACAATCGGGACTCTCCAGCTTTTTGATGAGCCATTCATTTTGACACAAGGCGGGCCGAATAGTGCAACCATGACCATTACCCTTTATTTATACGAAACTGGATTCAAGTATTTCGAGTTTGGCTATGCATCGGCTATCGCCTATATTTTAGTCATAATTATTGCGGTGATTTCCTGGATACAGATGAAATGGGTAGGTGATTTGGAAGAATGA
- a CDS encoding ABC transporter substrate-binding protein produces MKKTLPFILILLLLFVSACSNKSNGNEAKTGDTDHPSGTITVWGWDVAAETMKLSVEKFKKQYPDVEVKVEDFSSGDLYEKLTVGMAARGSGLPDVVLMEDERIPGYIHQFPDGFTKLDQLGYDKYKDAFNPAKIASVQDKEGNLIAAPWDIGPAGVFYRTDFFEKANVDPNSIKTWNDYIEAGKKIKDATGAMLLPIDIANYDGVFHMMLQQQGISYFDKEGNILLDSDEAIRAMEVIKSFHENDLILNNSGWDGIVTATVNGSVATVPYGVWYAGTIMDQAPDLKEKWDVFYLPGFSEGGTRYANVGGSSLLIPSYSENQSAAYAFVEFFTTDEETQLLGFEKFGLFPSLKKTYESPILNENSEYFNNSPIFKKFADIVEQVPEITLDENYARGSSMMSNTQAAILLEDKKVESALKDAKNQLKNEIKK; encoded by the coding sequence ATGAAGAAAACATTACCTTTCATCTTGATCCTGCTTCTTTTGTTCGTTTCGGCCTGCTCCAACAAATCAAATGGAAATGAAGCGAAGACTGGTGATACCGACCATCCGTCAGGGACAATTACTGTTTGGGGGTGGGATGTAGCTGCTGAAACAATGAAACTATCTGTCGAAAAATTCAAGAAACAGTATCCGGATGTGGAAGTGAAGGTGGAAGATTTCAGCAGCGGCGATTTATATGAGAAACTAACCGTTGGCATGGCTGCCAGAGGATCAGGGCTGCCTGATGTGGTCCTCATGGAGGATGAGAGAATCCCAGGATATATCCACCAGTTTCCTGATGGTTTCACAAAGCTTGACCAACTTGGCTACGACAAATATAAGGATGCTTTCAATCCAGCCAAAATTGCTTCAGTTCAGGATAAAGAGGGGAATTTGATCGCAGCACCTTGGGATATCGGGCCTGCGGGAGTGTTCTACCGTACCGATTTTTTTGAGAAAGCCAATGTAGATCCTAATTCTATTAAAACATGGAATGATTATATTGAAGCAGGAAAGAAAATAAAAGACGCTACTGGTGCCATGCTTCTGCCTATCGATATTGCAAACTATGACGGAGTCTTTCATATGATGCTGCAGCAGCAGGGAATCTCTTATTTTGATAAAGAAGGAAATATATTGCTTGACTCAGATGAGGCTATTCGGGCAATGGAAGTAATCAAAAGCTTTCATGAAAATGATTTAATCCTTAACAACAGCGGATGGGATGGCATTGTTACGGCGACTGTAAATGGAAGCGTCGCGACTGTTCCTTACGGTGTATGGTATGCCGGTACAATCATGGATCAGGCCCCTGACTTAAAGGAGAAATGGGATGTATTTTATTTGCCGGGCTTTTCTGAAGGAGGTACAAGATACGCGAATGTTGGAGGTTCATCCCTGCTAATTCCTTCTTATAGCGAAAACCAATCAGCTGCATACGCCTTTGTAGAGTTTTTTACTACCGATGAAGAAACCCAGCTGCTGGGCTTTGAAAAATTCGGATTATTTCCTTCGTTAAAGAAAACGTATGAATCACCAATCCTTAACGAAAATAGCGAATATTTTAATAATAGTCCCATTTTCAAAAAATTCGCTGATATTGTGGAACAGGTTCCGGAAATTACTCTCGATGAGAATTATGCACGTGGAAGCTCAATGATGAGCAATACCCAGGCAGCTATTTTGCTGGAAGATAAAAAAGTAGAATCTGCGCTGAAAGATGCTAAAAATCAACTGAAAAATGAAATAAAAAAATAA
- the gcvPB gene encoding aminomethyl-transferring glycine dehydrogenase subunit GcvPB has translation MKLINRNSKTRDFHQAKWNEPIIFELHQSGEKGVEPPPVNEEIALAVGDGISIIPESMQRKSKPSIPEIGQAKVLRHYLRLSQETLGSDFNVEIGQGTCTMKYIPKINEMLIRNSKIMKLHPLQPESTVQGMLEIFYNLDLCMREISGMDYFSFQPSGGTQALFAMASIVRKYHEQRGEGDQRNEIITTIFSHPSQAATAVVKGYKIITLHPDENGFPDIEKLKAAVSERTAGFVVANPEDTGIFNPKIKEFTKIVHDAGGICYYDQANANGLLGITRAKEAGFDMCFFNLHKTFAAPHMCGGPATGALGVTEALKEYLPVPIVEYKDDKYTLKYDLKHSIGKVRAFHGVAQTVLRSYAWIRSLGPEGLKEVAKIAVLNNNYMYHRVLNIKGAGAPYVKGHRLEQVRYSWEQLTKETGITTEDVQLRMTDFGLHYWTSHHPYIVKQPFTLEPTESYSKQDLDEYIAALEQISKEAYENPDIIKNAPHNSTIHKIDERDFLDNPKKWCITWRSYLKKAKEHQSV, from the coding sequence ATGAAATTAATTAACCGTAACAGCAAAACCAGAGATTTTCATCAGGCAAAATGGAATGAGCCCATTATCTTTGAGCTTCATCAGTCTGGGGAAAAAGGAGTGGAGCCCCCGCCTGTTAATGAAGAAATTGCACTAGCGGTTGGCGATGGAATTTCCATCATACCTGAATCCATGCAAAGGAAAAGCAAACCGTCTATTCCTGAAATAGGCCAGGCCAAAGTGTTAAGGCATTATTTGCGGCTTTCTCAGGAAACGCTTGGTTCTGATTTCAATGTGGAAATTGGCCAGGGAACCTGTACTATGAAGTATATCCCAAAAATAAATGAAATGCTTATACGTAATTCTAAAATAATGAAATTGCATCCCCTCCAGCCTGAAAGTACTGTACAGGGAATGCTGGAAATTTTCTATAACCTTGATCTTTGCATGAGAGAGATTTCTGGAATGGATTATTTCTCATTCCAGCCAAGCGGCGGAACTCAAGCATTGTTCGCAATGGCATCCATCGTGAGAAAATATCATGAGCAAAGAGGAGAGGGCGATCAGAGAAATGAAATTATTACAACTATATTCTCTCACCCATCCCAAGCAGCAACTGCAGTTGTAAAGGGCTATAAGATTATCACCCTGCATCCGGATGAAAATGGCTTTCCAGATATCGAAAAATTAAAAGCTGCGGTATCGGAAAGGACAGCAGGATTTGTAGTAGCAAATCCTGAAGATACAGGAATTTTCAATCCGAAAATTAAAGAGTTTACAAAAATAGTCCATGATGCTGGGGGAATTTGCTATTATGACCAGGCCAATGCCAATGGACTGTTGGGTATTACAAGAGCAAAGGAAGCGGGCTTTGACATGTGCTTCTTCAATCTTCATAAAACCTTTGCTGCCCCGCATATGTGTGGCGGTCCTGCAACAGGTGCACTCGGTGTTACAGAAGCACTAAAAGAATATCTGCCAGTGCCAATTGTTGAATATAAAGATGACAAATACACTTTAAAATATGATTTAAAGCATTCCATCGGCAAAGTCCGTGCTTTTCATGGTGTGGCCCAAACGGTCTTGCGTTCCTATGCATGGATTCGCTCTCTTGGTCCTGAAGGTTTAAAGGAAGTGGCCAAAATTGCTGTACTTAACAATAACTATATGTATCACAGGGTGCTGAATATCAAAGGGGCAGGTGCACCATATGTGAAGGGCCACAGGCTCGAACAGGTCCGCTACAGCTGGGAGCAGCTGACAAAGGAAACAGGAATAACAACAGAAGACGTCCAATTGCGAATGACCGATTTTGGGCTGCATTACTGGACCAGCCATCATCCATACATTGTGAAACAGCCGTTTACTCTTGAGCCGACAGAATCATACTCTAAACAGGACTTGGATGAATATATCGCCGCTTTGGAGCAAATCTCAAAAGAAGCCTATGAAAATCCTGACATCATTAAAAATGCCCCGCATAATAGCACGATTCATAAAATTGATGAACGGGATTTTCTGGATAACCCGAAGAAATGGTGCATCACCTGGCGTTCATATCTTAAAAAGGCGAAAGAGCATCAAAGTGTGTAA
- the gcvPA gene encoding aminomethyl-transferring glycine dehydrogenase subunit GcvPA — MPQKVHPYIPNMVPEVQEKMLKVIGANTVDELYSCIPDEIKLKEEMHIPKALTEWELRRHIEKSLNKNTGANEYVNFLGAGCWQHFIPAVCDEINQRSEFLTAYAGEPYEDHGRYQALFEYQSLLAELVDMDVVNVPTFDWGQAAATSARMAGRITGRKKILLAKSVAPERSKIIMNYGSPELECEFVDFDIKSGLMDLEDLKAKLNYDVAALYLENPSYLGFIESQGPEISKLLKEKKALMIVGVDPISLGVLAPPGHYGADIVCGDLQPLGMHMNYSGGQAGFIATHDDETFINEYPSRLFGIVPTVKEGEYGFGDVAYERTSFAHREKGKESVGTQTALWGITAGVYLALMGPSGIQEVGQTIMQNSQYAVKEINKIQSVKGSLFESPFFKEFIVDFNKTGKTIEEINQGLLECKIFGGKDLSKEFPELGQTALFCVTEIHTKEDIDYLAASLKGVLEK; from the coding sequence ATGCCGCAAAAAGTACATCCTTATATACCGAATATGGTACCGGAAGTTCAAGAAAAAATGTTAAAGGTGATTGGAGCAAACACAGTTGATGAGCTTTACTCCTGTATACCAGATGAGATTAAACTGAAGGAAGAAATGCATATTCCGAAAGCGCTTACAGAATGGGAGCTGCGCCGCCACATCGAAAAATCGCTAAATAAGAACACAGGGGCCAATGAGTATGTGAATTTCTTGGGTGCCGGCTGCTGGCAGCATTTTATACCGGCGGTTTGTGATGAAATTAATCAGCGTTCTGAATTTTTAACTGCCTATGCAGGTGAACCTTATGAAGACCATGGACGGTATCAGGCACTCTTTGAATATCAAAGCTTATTAGCTGAATTAGTTGATATGGATGTAGTGAATGTGCCTACTTTCGATTGGGGACAGGCAGCCGCCACTTCTGCCAGGATGGCGGGCCGGATAACTGGCAGGAAGAAAATTTTATTGGCAAAATCGGTCGCTCCTGAACGGAGTAAGATCATCATGAATTATGGATCACCTGAACTGGAATGCGAATTTGTGGACTTTGACATTAAATCGGGTTTGATGGATCTTGAAGATCTTAAAGCTAAGTTAAATTATGATGTTGCAGCACTCTATCTGGAAAATCCATCTTACCTTGGATTTATTGAATCACAAGGACCTGAAATATCGAAGCTTTTAAAAGAGAAAAAAGCCTTGATGATTGTTGGTGTTGATCCGATTTCACTTGGTGTGCTGGCACCTCCAGGCCATTATGGGGCGGATATTGTGTGCGGAGATCTTCAGCCTCTTGGCATGCATATGAATTACAGCGGCGGCCAGGCAGGATTTATTGCAACACATGATGATGAAACATTCATTAATGAATATCCTTCCCGGCTATTCGGGATCGTACCGACTGTAAAGGAAGGCGAATACGGATTTGGAGATGTCGCCTACGAACGAACTTCCTTTGCTCATCGTGAAAAGGGGAAAGAATCGGTAGGAACGCAGACAGCGTTATGGGGAATTACCGCAGGTGTCTATTTAGCTTTAATGGGGCCAAGTGGCATACAGGAAGTCGGCCAGACCATCATGCAAAACAGCCAGTATGCCGTAAAGGAAATAAATAAGATACAGAGTGTAAAAGGATCACTGTTCGAGTCTCCATTTTTTAAAGAATTTATTGTTGATTTCAACAAAACAGGCAAAACCATCGAAGAGATTAATCAAGGGCTGCTGGAGTGTAAAATTTTTGGCGGAAAAGATCTGTCAAAAGAATTTCCCGAGCTTGGCCAGACGGCATTATTTTGTGTAACCGAGATCCATACAAAAGAAGATATTGATTACCTGGCTGCATCGTTAAAGGGAGTTTTAGAGAAATAA
- a CDS encoding SDR family NAD(P)-dependent oxidoreductase, with product MSHLDYFQLNNKVCVVTGGASGIGFETAMLLGEVGAKVILLDINEKNGKKAASDIKSKGYAAEFVKCDVTNIHDCITVKEYLEEHYPTVDVLFNNAGVIKRKSVVDLEEQEWDLVIDVSLKGVFLLSKFLIPLMQKGGGGSIINTGSGWGIKGGDQAAAYCAAKAGVVNLTKAMAIDHGPANIRVNCICPGDTDTPLLREEAKQLKQQEDSFLASSAIGRPLARIGTPKDIAKGVLYLASDLSSWVTGTELIVDGGGLA from the coding sequence ATGTCACATTTAGATTATTTTCAATTAAATAATAAGGTATGTGTCGTAACTGGTGGTGCTTCAGGAATAGGCTTTGAAACCGCCATGCTATTGGGTGAGGTGGGTGCGAAGGTTATTTTGCTGGATATTAACGAGAAAAATGGTAAAAAAGCAGCCAGCGACATTAAAAGCAAAGGATATGCTGCAGAGTTTGTCAAGTGTGATGTAACGAATATTCATGATTGCATAACAGTTAAAGAGTATCTTGAAGAACATTACCCTACGGTAGACGTTCTATTTAATAATGCAGGTGTGATTAAAAGAAAATCAGTAGTTGATTTAGAGGAACAGGAATGGGATCTGGTTATTGATGTTTCTTTAAAAGGTGTATTCCTCTTATCGAAATTTTTAATCCCTCTGATGCAAAAGGGTGGCGGAGGCAGTATTATTAACACCGGTTCTGGCTGGGGGATAAAAGGGGGAGATCAGGCAGCTGCATACTGCGCCGCCAAAGCAGGTGTAGTAAACCTGACTAAAGCGATGGCCATTGATCACGGGCCGGCAAACATCCGGGTCAACTGTATCTGCCCTGGTGATACAGATACCCCTCTTCTAAGGGAAGAAGCCAAGCAGCTAAAACAGCAGGAAGATTCATTTCTTGCTTCATCTGCAATTGGAAGGCCATTAGCAAGGATTGGAACACCAAAGGATATTGCAAAAGGTGTCCTTTACCTTGCCAGCGATCTGTCATCATGGGTTACAGGTACAGAATTAATCGTCGATGGCGGAGGGCTCGCTTAA
- a CDS encoding UDP-glucose--hexose-1-phosphate uridylyltransferase has protein sequence MLLDDKIFSYIQELLDYGVERKLYFLYDREFVRNQLLSILELEKWNAPPPTGSREKRLDEILERILKWAADNGRLEINSVTYRDLLDTKLMGAMMPRPSEVADTFAFLHRHAGPETATSYLYRLAQDSNYIRNDRIAKNDHWMVSTDYGELEVTVNLSKPEKDPQAIIKESINQETIYPECLLCKENEGYEGRADHPARQTLRTIPLRLKQEDWYLQYSPYIYYTEHAIIFAKDHRPMKISQHTFECLLDFTEQFPHYFIGSNADKPIVGGSILSHDHFQGGNHSFPMEQADLDYECTFPGFESIKGGIVRWPMSVIRLIGSDRKSLAELGGSILSAWQGYSDESVDIKAFTGQLAHNTITPVARKKGNEFQLDLVLRNNRQTERYPFGIFHPHEEVHHVKKENIGLIEVMGLAVLPGRLTEELETVSKWLQNGYAIEKLTKDSAAAKHAEWALEIREKYPDIHSGNVQQIIKKEIGMVFLKVLEHAAVFKRDLKGKKAFKRFIEFVKNRETISSL, from the coding sequence ATGTTGTTGGATGATAAAATCTTTTCCTATATTCAGGAGCTGCTGGATTATGGAGTGGAAAGAAAATTATATTTTTTGTATGATCGGGAGTTTGTCCGGAATCAGCTGTTGAGCATATTAGAGCTGGAAAAATGGAATGCCCCTCCGCCAACTGGTTCTAGAGAAAAGCGGCTCGATGAAATTCTTGAAAGGATTTTGAAATGGGCAGCTGATAATGGGCGGCTGGAGATCAATTCTGTCACTTATCGCGATTTATTAGATACAAAGCTAATGGGAGCTATGATGCCAAGGCCATCAGAAGTGGCGGATACTTTTGCATTTCTGCATAGGCATGCAGGTCCTGAAACGGCAACATCGTATTTATATCGTTTAGCGCAGGACTCAAATTATATTAGAAATGACCGCATAGCCAAAAATGATCACTGGATGGTCAGCACTGATTATGGTGAATTGGAAGTGACGGTGAATCTGTCAAAACCTGAAAAGGATCCCCAGGCCATTATAAAAGAAAGCATAAATCAGGAAACAATTTATCCTGAATGCCTGCTATGCAAAGAAAACGAAGGCTATGAAGGGAGGGCTGATCACCCTGCAAGACAAACATTAAGGACGATACCTTTAAGATTGAAGCAAGAGGATTGGTATCTGCAATATTCTCCATATATTTATTACACGGAGCATGCAATCATATTTGCCAAAGACCATAGGCCAATGAAAATCTCACAACATACATTCGAGTGCCTGCTTGATTTTACTGAGCAATTTCCTCACTATTTCATTGGATCGAATGCAGATAAGCCAATTGTAGGAGGATCAATCTTGAGCCATGATCACTTTCAGGGCGGCAATCATTCCTTTCCTATGGAACAAGCTGATCTGGATTATGAGTGTACCTTCCCGGGTTTTGAATCTATTAAAGGAGGCATTGTCAGATGGCCAATGTCTGTCATCCGCCTTATAGGCAGTGACAGGAAATCTTTAGCAGAACTTGGAGGAAGCATATTGTCCGCTTGGCAAGGATATTCAGATGAATCCGTTGATATCAAGGCTTTTACGGGTCAACTTGCACATAACACAATTACGCCTGTTGCAAGAAAAAAGGGAAATGAGTTCCAGTTGGACTTAGTTCTCAGAAATAATCGTCAAACAGAAAGATATCCATTTGGAATCTTTCATCCTCATGAAGAGGTTCACCATGTAAAAAAAGAAAATATCGGCTTAATTGAAGTGATGGGCCTTGCCGTTCTTCCCGGACGCTTGACGGAGGAGCTGGAAACCGTATCAAAGTGGCTTCAAAATGGCTATGCAATTGAGAAGCTGACTAAGGACTCTGCTGCAGCCAAGCATGCAGAGTGGGCGTTGGAAATTAGGGAGAAGTATCCTGATATTCATTCAGGCAATGTCCAGCAAATCATTAAGAAGGAAATAGGAATGGTGTTTTTAAAGGTTTTGGAGCATGCTGCAGTATTTAAACGGGATCTGAAGGGAAAAAAAGCTTTCAAAAGATTTATAGAGTTTGTAAAAAACCGGGAAACCATTTCTTCTCTTTAA
- a CDS encoding galactokinase, translated as MEEAIRLFNEKFGHFGELQIYFAPGRVNLIGEHTDYNGGFVFPCALTVGTYAVARKRSDGKIRMFSKNFSEHGVLEVKIGHLQYDINHFWANYPKGVIDTFQRHGSWIVKGFDVVYLGNIPNKAGLSSSASIELVTAVLLNDLFHLNLDMLTMVKLSQQAENRYIGVNCGIMDQFAIGMGKKDHAILLDCQTLDYTYSPVMLADLELIIANTNKSRGLADSKYNERRTECELALADLQTVLSVNSLGEVSVREFEAYKTYIRSDTFRKRAKHAVYENDRTKQAVQKMKNGDMAGLGLLMNQSHLSLRDDYEVSSKELDLLVEAAWKEGAIGARMTGAGFGGCTINIIEKQNVNSFKENVGGIYYENFGIQADFYQVQIGSGARKIS; from the coding sequence ATGGAGGAAGCCATTCGCCTTTTCAATGAGAAATTTGGCCATTTTGGTGAGCTGCAGATTTATTTTGCTCCCGGAAGAGTGAACTTAATTGGAGAGCATACGGATTATAATGGAGGGTTTGTATTTCCATGTGCTTTAACGGTGGGAACCTATGCTGTTGCCAGAAAGCGTTCCGATGGGAAGATCCGGATGTTTTCGAAAAATTTTTCCGAACATGGAGTATTGGAAGTGAAGATTGGCCACCTCCAATATGATATAAACCATTTCTGGGCCAATTACCCGAAGGGCGTGATTGACACCTTTCAAAGGCATGGAAGCTGGATAGTGAAAGGATTTGATGTTGTTTACTTAGGCAATATTCCTAATAAAGCAGGCCTTTCTTCCTCAGCATCCATTGAACTTGTGACTGCCGTACTTCTAAATGACCTTTTTCATTTAAATCTGGATATGCTGACAATGGTTAAATTAAGCCAGCAGGCTGAAAATCGGTATATCGGTGTTAATTGCGGAATAATGGATCAGTTTGCGATAGGGATGGGGAAAAAAGATCATGCAATCCTCCTGGACTGCCAAACATTAGATTATACATATAGCCCGGTCATGCTGGCAGATTTGGAACTCATTATTGCAAATACAAACAAGAGCAGGGGATTGGCAGATTCAAAATATAATGAAAGGCGAACAGAATGTGAATTGGCTCTCGCTGATCTTCAAACAGTGTTATCTGTGAACTCACTTGGGGAAGTTTCGGTCCGGGAATTTGAAGCTTATAAAACTTACATTAGATCTGACACTTTCCGCAAACGTGCAAAGCATGCGGTTTACGAGAACGATAGAACCAAACAAGCTGTCCAAAAAATGAAAAATGGAGACATGGCGGGTTTAGGATTACTTATGAATCAATCGCATCTTTCTCTCAGGGATGATTATGAAGTCTCTTCAAAGGAATTGGATCTCCTTGTAGAGGCCGCATGGAAAGAAGGGGCAATAGGTGCCAGGATGACAGGTGCCGGCTTTGGGGGATGCACGATAAATATTATTGAGAAACAGAATGTTAATTCCTTCAAGGAGAATGTTGGGGGTATATATTATGAAAACTTTGGAATCCAGGCGGATTTCTACCAAGTGCAAATTGGAAGCGGCGCCAGGAAGATAAGTTGA
- a CDS encoding M24 family metallopeptidase: MMQPINKIKKYLEQNGYDGILLRKRNNFSWLTEGRKNHILLCEPNGVADWLILKDKNFLITNKMEKRRMLEEECRNLSFEFDTLITEWYESSEGIINKLTAGKHVVTDLPFRDWKMADKDLSVIRSVLSEKEIENYRGVCQDTASILEQTCKELKRGMTELETCALLFRKALERDLNVQVALAAADERIFKYRHPIPTNKKLDKYIMIVICAERGGLVANATRFVHFGPLPPHLIVNKGKLARIDAVMNANTVPGKRISSIIKEGIKQYGLAGFPEDWKLLHQGGLTGYSSREYLATLVSTEVVMENQAYAWNPALPGIKSEDTILVLPNGIEFLTETKTWDYLEVKYGKSSYLRPDILVR; encoded by the coding sequence ATGATGCAGCCTATTAACAAAATTAAGAAATATCTGGAACAAAACGGTTATGACGGTATCCTGCTTAGAAAGAGAAACAACTTTTCATGGCTGACAGAGGGAAGAAAAAACCACATTTTATTGTGTGAACCAAATGGGGTTGCGGACTGGTTAATCTTAAAAGACAAGAATTTTCTCATCACGAATAAAATGGAAAAAAGGAGAATGCTGGAAGAAGAATGCAGAAATTTGAGCTTTGAGTTTGATACCCTCATCACAGAGTGGTATGAATCGTCTGAAGGTATTATTAATAAACTTACCGCAGGAAAACATGTTGTCACCGATCTTCCATTTCGGGATTGGAAAATGGCTGATAAAGACCTTTCAGTTATCCGTTCTGTTTTAAGTGAAAAGGAAATCGAGAACTATAGGGGTGTTTGCCAGGATACGGCAAGCATTCTTGAACAAACCTGCAAAGAATTGAAACGAGGTATGACAGAATTAGAGACTTGTGCACTATTATTCAGGAAAGCGCTTGAACGGGACCTGAATGTGCAGGTGGCATTAGCGGCCGCTGATGAGCGAATCTTTAAATACCGCCACCCGATTCCAACAAATAAAAAATTGGACAAATATATTATGATAGTCATTTGTGCAGAAAGAGGGGGATTGGTTGCAAATGCAACAAGGTTTGTTCATTTTGGACCACTCCCTCCGCATCTTATTGTCAATAAGGGAAAGCTGGCGAGGATTGATGCTGTAATGAACGCAAACACAGTTCCAGGCAAGAGAATTAGCAGTATCATTAAAGAAGGAATCAAGCAATATGGTCTTGCTGGCTTCCCTGAAGATTGGAAGCTTCTGCATCAAGGAGGATTAACAGGGTACTCATCAAGAGAATATCTGGCTACTCTTGTCTCAACTGAAGTGGTGATGGAAAACCAGGCATATGCCTGGAACCCTGCTTTACCAGGTATAAAATCAGAAGATACGATTCTCGTTCTGCCTAATGGCATTGAATTTTTAACTGAAACAAAGACATGGGACTACTTGGAGGTTAAATACGGGAAATCCAGTTATTTAAGGCCTGATATTTTAGTTCGCTGA